Proteins from a genomic interval of Trichoderma breve strain T069 chromosome 2, whole genome shotgun sequence:
- a CDS encoding ubiquitin carboxyl-terminal hydrolase domain-containing protein translates to MPPSGYDGMNGGYVPPPGATAPLPHIEDMVAFPQDINPNQTMKSLLEQAETTLAKSEMGREFGKPALAFRDYVKASVIAVQIIPSHREYVELKSRRDDWNRRHQNLLKRISQQSDIYEQIKRDIIADNERTGVRPTPPASTQQKATANTILSQSSSILDASPETRQPVNGQQPEARTNGSPGKVKPTVHPKPQSLAGHAIKPGHTRAASAASAISSTQAMSDLAARFANLRGPQPSPGQDPRIKTHQIVPPPSRPAGPRDMPPPRPKISLDSAIPALPKMPDAIYSPSRGSISGESARLPPSTPRGPYSRAGSIVSIGSATTTPLPQQQQSNDYFSAQSQSSSRNGNNDTPYPPESSFKIPEGDRITPEELFEAMKAKGSILIIDVRAREDFDEGHIMSSSTICIDPSILSRPNISADEIAESLVLSPNQEQIQFERRASYDLVVFYDQYSEKIPSPWNTEEAALLSLHRALVHLSYGHELRNSPKLLKGGLDAWVDLMGSASLQSTAPPKPKKISLVRQGPFQRRPSQYLGKPLRPDIVKVWQQAVEIEEKETETATEQAFHRSTESFLRRFPSLSLQESMTSPAIVEQRTPGYGSSHQVDLYTDLPSPPTRPAPALPRLSYSSLSQTVEEHDMYDEPAPTPPAPPPSEKVFYTGLNNPHNWCYANSTLQSLLASPNFGRELSNSEWVDRYSAPRKDDEKIDQPQLMIKIISNLFHWMTTGKFKTMKAQTLMDYSLHLCQHSQTISKFGGNGQQDAQEFMSFLLDYLHDETNSRRNLKGNIPQPSTIPQARLQAAVEYWKNYQELNRSIVDRYWRGLELSTVDCQRCHKQTHTFSTFDLVFAPVGKNQDITLEDSFREHNVVNTLDNFACDTCKRNTKAMQTTCFARMPPLLCLSFRRFDFDKSVGDIKKSTRKVTWDFNEIDLTPYFMRTGENSSDRAFSGPFKYQCYAVIVHSGSKTDNGHYYAYVRDSSTHDQYAWYRCEDSQVTKVRIGTNDATDYKENVFRSGRDTVPYLAFFRRKDS, encoded by the exons ATGCCGCCTTCGGGCTACGATGGCATGAATGGCGGCTATGTCCCTCCCCCAGGCGCAACTGCGCCGCTTCCTCACATCGAGGATATGGTGGCCTTTCCCCAGGACATCAACCCAAACCAAACGATGAAGTCTTTGCTCGAGCAGGCTGAAACAACGCTGGCCAAGTCTGAAATGGGCCGTGAATTTGGGAAACCTGCCCTTGCCTTCAGAGACTACGTCAAAGCCTCGGTCATTGCCGTACAAATCATCCCCTCTCACCGTGAATATGTAGAACTAAAAAGCCGTCGCGACGACTGGAATAGAAGGCACCAGAACCTCTTGAAAAGGATATCCCAACAAAGTGACATATACGAGCAAATCAAGCGGGATATCATTGCAGATAATGAGAGAACTGGCGTGCGACCAACCCCTCCCGCCTCGACTCAGCAAAAAGCCACCGCAAATACCATATTATCACAGTCCTCCTCGATTCTAGATGCGAGTCCAGAAACACGACAACCTGTCAATGGACAGCAACCCGAGGCTCGCACAAACGGCTCACCGGGGAAGGTCAAGCCTACTGTGCACCCCAAGCCTCAATCTTTAGCTGGCCATGCCATCAAGCCCGGGCATACCCGGGCAGCCTCCGCTGCCTCGGCCATCTCCTCGACTCAAGCCATGTCGGATCTTGCCGCACGATTTGCTAACCTACGAGGCCCTCAGCCTTCGCCGGGGCAGGATCCTCGCATAAAGACTCACCAGATTGTCCCGCCGCCAAGCAGACCTGCCGGGCCCCGAGATATGCCACCGCCGCGCCCTAAAATATCATTAGATAGCGCAATCCCGGCGCTGCCAAAGATGCCTGATGCGATTTACAGTCCTTCGCGAGGTAGCATCTCCGGAGAGTCCGCTCGTCTTCCGCCTAGCACGCCACGAGGTCCTTACAGCCGTGCCGGGTCAATTGTATCCATTGGCAGCGCGACAACCACTCCTTtaccgcagcagcagcagagcaatGACTATTTTTCAGCCCAATCACAAAGCTCTTCTAGAAACGGAAACAATGATACTCCATACCCCCCAGAGAGTAGTTTCAAGATTCCGGAAGGGGATAGAATTACACCCGAAGAGCTCTTTGAAGCCATGAAAGCAAAGGGTTCTATCTTAATCATAGACGTCCGTGCCCGCGAGGACTTTGATGAGGGCCACATCATGTCCTCCTCCACAATATGCATTGACCCCAGCATACTTTCTAGGCCGAATATTTCTGCCGATGAAATAGCTGAGAGCCTGGTTCTGTCCCCAAATCAGGAGCAGATTCAGTTCGAAAGACGAGCCAGTTACGATTTGGTGGTATTTTATGACCAGTACTCAGAAAAAATTCCCTCCCCTTGGAATACCGAAGAAGCTGCTCTTTTGTCCCTACATCGCGCCTTGGTACACCTCAGCTACGGACACGAGCTGCGAAATTCCCCAAAGTTGCTCAAAGGCGGGTTGGACGCATGGGTCGATCTCATGGGCTCTGCTTCCCTGCAGTCGACGGCTCCGCCCAAACCCAAGAAGATTTCATTGGTTCGACAAGGTCCATTCCAACGGCGGCCGTCTCAATATCTGGGAAAGCCACTGAGACCGGACATTGTCAAAGTCTGGCAACAGGCTGtggagattgaagaaaaggagacTGAGACGGCGACAGAGCAGGCCTTCCACCGCTCAACGGAGTCTTTCTTGCGGAGGtttccttctttgtctctgcAGGAATCAATGACTTCCCCCGCCATTGTTGAACAAAGGACCCCGGGCTACGGCTCGTCTCACCAGGTTGATCTCTATACCGACctgccttctcctcccaCACGACCAGCTCCAGCATTGCCACGATTAAGTTACAGCAGTCTGTCTCAGACGGTCGAAGAACATGACATGTACGACGAACCAGCTCCGACACCACCTGCACCGCCGCCTTCTGAGAAGGTCTTTTACACGGGCCTAAACAACCCTCACAATTGGTGTTATGCAAACAGTACTCTACAGTCATTATTGGCGTCGCCCAATTTTGGAAGAGAATTGAGCAATTCAGAATGGGTTGATAGATACTCAGCACCAAGAAAGGACGATGAGAAGATTGACCAACCCCAGTTGATGATCAAAATAATATCAAACTTATTCCATTGGATGACGACGGGAAAGTTCAAAACCATGAAGGCTCAGACGCTAATG GACTATTCCCTCCATCTTTGCCAGCACAGTCAAACCATCTCCAAGTTTGGTGGCAATGGGCAACAGGACGCTCAAGAATTCATGTCCTTTTTATTAGACTACCTCCACGATGAAACCAACTCTCGCCGGAACCTCAAAGGCAACATCCCACAGCCAAGCACGATTCCTCAAGCACGCCTGCAGGCTGCTGTTGAGTATTGGAAGAATTACCAAGAGCTGAATCGATCCATCGTTGATCGCTACTGGCGTGGTCTTGAGCTCTCAACAGTCGACTGCCAACGGTGCCACAAGCAGACACACACATTCTCAACGTTTGACTTGGTTTTCGCGCCCGTCGGTAAGAATCAAGACATTACTCTTGAGGACTCCTTCCGAGAACACAACGTTGTCAATACGCTCGACAACTTTGCATGCGACACGTGCAAGAGAAACACAAAGGCTATGCAAACCACCTGCTTTGCCCGCATGCCTCCTTTGCTGTGTCTGAGCTTCCGCAGATTTGATTTTGACAAATCTGTCGGAGATATCAAGAAGTCGACGAGAAAAGTCACTTGGGACTTTAACGAGATTGACCTCACACCATACTTCATGCGGACAGGCGAAAACTCGAGCGACAGGGCCTTTTCGGGGCCGTTCAAGTATCAGTGCTACGCTGTAATTGTtcacagcggcagcaagactGACAACGGACACTATTACGCGTATGTGCGGGACTCGAGCACTCATGATCAGTATGCGTGGTACCGCTGCGAAGATAGCCAGGTCACCAAGGTGCGGATCGGCACCAACGATGCTACCGACTATAAGGAAAACGTGTTTAGATCTGGGCGAGACACGGTTCCTTATCTGGCGTTTTTCAGGAGGAAAGATAGCTGA
- a CDS encoding VHS domain-containing protein: MMSWWSNSANTALDEQVEKATSSSLEDIALNLEISDVIRSKTVAPKEAMRSLKRRIGNKNPNTQLSALNLTDTCVKNGGSHFLTEIASREFMDNLTSLLQAVGPVAVNAEVKSKMLELIQSWAGATEGRYELSYIGEVYKRLQREGYQFPPRVTVASSMIDSSAPPEWIDSDVCMRCRTAFTFTNRKHHCRNCGNCFDQQCSSKSLPLPHLGILTPVRVDDGCYAKLTNKGFKEPNPSLDRTPTYPHKTRSTSAMQPRNARVDDGFDEDLKKALAMSLEEVNNASRGRAPPVTTNGPRTSGGDASATKQAEEEDDDLKAAIAASLADMEEQKQRHAAALKEQTSGPAASSSATFTLPKNDYELTAVEAENINLFATLVDRLQTQPPGTILREPQIQELYDSIGSLRPKLARTYGETMSKHDTLLDLHAKLSTVVRYYDRMLEDRLSKAYSQQNLGGYNLPPPRQSSGPYPSIPSHAPSNSVGAESFYTNQQQPGYAPQGQQQLYQMPPQHAMPQSPYPPYAGMPAPDAPSGPYAPQQQLQTADGWNNQTPSAPEQFQQQQQPQPQPQPQENPEDRRQYSHQTATSPSADPNASYYFNAPQPLQAVPTGPSAPGSAPDANQSPYPNLNQSPMPYHRGSVSAQTQAPSAPTQQPFQQELPQGSPYQMPMPQQQQQQQQQPPAPPPEWAGYSQYSMPAAPQHESVQQQQPIKEEALIEF; this comes from the exons atGATGAGCTGGTGGTCAAACTCGGCCAACACGGCTCTCGACGAGCAGGTCGAAAAGGCcacgagcagcagcct GGAGGATATTGCGCTCAACCTCGAGATCTCCGATGTCATCAGGTCCAAGACGGTGGCGCCCAAAGAGGCCATGCGGTCGCTGAAACGGCGCATCGGCAACAAGAACCCAAACACCCAGCTGAGCGCCCTCAAC CTTACGGATACATGCGTCAAGAATGGCGGGTCTCATTTCCTCACGGAAATCGCCTCCCGCGAGTTCATGGACAACCTgacctctcttctccaagctgtCGGGCCCGtcgccgtcaacgccgaAGTAAAATCCAAGATGCTCGAGCTGATCCAGTCATGGGCCGGTGCCACAGAAGGACGATACGAGCTTTCCTACATCGGCGAAGTCTATAAACGTTTGCAGCGAGAGGGGTATCAGTTCCCCCCGCGAGTGACGGTGGCGAGCAGCATGATTGACAGCAGCGCG CCACCTGAATGGATTGATTCGGATGTTTGCATGCGATGTCGAACAGCGTTCACGTTTACCAACCGAAAACACCATTGCCGAAACTGCGGAAACTGCTTTGACCAGCAGTGTTCTAGCAAATCCCTCCCACTGCCTCATCTCGGGATACTTACTCCTGTGCGAGTCGATGATGGGTGTTATGCTAAGCTCACGAACAAGGGGTTCAAAGAACCGAATCCATCCCTCGACCGCACACCGACGTACCCTCATAAAACTCGCAGCACATCTGCCATGCAACCCCGAAATGCGCGCGTCGACGACGGGTTTGATGAAGATCTTAAAAAAGCATTGGCGATGAGTTTGGAAGAAGTCAACAATGCATCCAGAGGCAGGGCCCCCCCTGTGACAACCAACGGACCTCGCACGAGTGGAGGAGACGCATCCGCCACCaagcaagctgaagaggaagatgacgacctcaaagctgccattgctgcatCCCTAGCAGATatggaagagcaaaagcagagacATGCTGCTGCGCTCAAGGAACAGACCTCCGGacccgccgcctcctcctccgctaCATTTACGCTGCCAAAGAACGACTACGAACTGACGGCAGTGGAAGCTGAGAACATCAACCTCTTCGCCACCTTGGTTGACCGGCTTCAGACCCAGCCTCCTGGCACCATCCTACGAGAACCGCAAATTCAGGAGTTGTATGATAGCATTGGATCGCTGCGTCCCAAGCTTGCGCGAACCTACGGCGAAACGATGAGCAAGCATG ATACCCTCCTCGATCTTCATGCCAAGCTGTCCACGGTTGTCAGATACTATGACCGGATGTTGGAAGACCGGTTATCAAAGGCTTATAGTCAGCAGAACCTTGGCGGATATAATCTGCCACCTCCTCGCCAATCTTCCGGACCTTACCCTTCAATACCTTCTCACGCTCCGAGCAACTCTGTGGGCGCCGAAAGCTTCTATAcaaaccagcagcagccgggcTATGCGCCAcaaggccagcagcaactgTATCAAATGCCTCCTCAACATGCGATGCCGCAGTCCCCTTATCCGCCTTACGCTGGCATGCCAGCACCCGATGCCCCTTCTGGACCTTATgcgcctcaacagcagctacAGACGGCCGATGGCTGGAACAACCAGACCCCTTCAGCCCCTGAGCAGtttcagcagcaacagcagccgcagccgcagccgcagccgcaggaAAACCCGGAAGATCGAAGACAGTACTCACATCAAACGGCTACGTCGCCTTCAGCAGATCCCAACGCTTCATACTACTTCAACGCCCCTCAACCTCTACAGGCCGTACCTACCGGACCATCCGCCCCCGGGTCCGCGCCAGACGCAAACCAATCGCCGTATCCCAACCTGAACCAATCACCTATGCCGTACCATAGAGGCTCAGTGTCGGCACAGACGCAA GCCCCGTCTGCTCCAACTCAGCAGCCCTTCCAACAGGAACTGCCGCAAGGATCACCCTATCAGATGCCCatgccacagcagcagcagcagcagcagcagcagccacctGCCCCTCCGCCTGAGTGGGCTGGTTATTCCCAGTACTCAATGCCCGCGGCACCACAGCATGAGTCCgttcaacagcaacagccgaTTAAGGAGGAAGCACTTATTGAGTTTTGA
- a CDS encoding histidine phosphatase superfamily (branch 1) domain-containing protein: protein MAPTIHLVRHAQGYHNLCAENEKLPDPDLTPLGNEQCNHLRSIFPHHAKLRGLVASGMRRTLYTCLQSFGTDSLGPVIALDTLQECSDAPSDTGSSIEKLAAEFGEKADLSRMREGWNFKGEGSDFEPALDKLAVRAREARKTLREIATGLGDDAHIAVVSHGAFLHFLTEEWHGITNTYPTSWKNCEYRTFQFVDSTGQDPDAEIRETDESWRRRHGTLKVPTAEEQRELRQMMERELLPFFKMKNHI, encoded by the exons ATGGCTCCCACGATCCATCTCGTGCGCCACGCCCAAGGCTACCACAACCTCTGCGCCGAAAACGAAAAACTCCCAGACCCAGACCTCACGCCCCTCGGCAACGAGCAATGCAACCACCTCCGCAGCATCTTCCCTCACCACGCCAAGCTCCGCGGCCTGGTCGCCTCGGGCATGCGCCGCACGCTGTACACCTGCCTCCAGTCCTTTGGCACCGACTCGCTCGGCCCCGTGATTGCACTCGACACCCTCCAGGAGTGCTCTGACGCTCCCTCAGATACAGGGTCGTCAattgagaagctggcggCTGAGTTTGGCGAAAAGGCCGACCTCAGTCGGATGCGCGAGGGCTGGAACTTcaagggggaggggagcgATTTCGAGCCCGCGCTTGATAAGCTCGCGGTGAGGGCGAGAGAGGCGAGAAAAACGCTGAGGGAGATTGCTACTGGTTTGGGAGATGATGCGCACATTGCTGTTGTTTCTCACGGGGCGTTTTTGCACTTCTTGACGGAGGAGTGGCACGGAATTACCAACACATATC CCACAAGCTGGAAGAATTGCGAGTACCGCACCTTTCAATTTGTTGATTCCACAGGCCAGGATCCTGATGCCGAGATACGCGAGACTGACGAGAGCTGGCGCCGGCGACATGGCACTTTGAAGGTTCCCACCGCAGAGGAGCAGCGTGAGCTGCGCCAAATGATGGAGCGAGAACTCTTGCCCTTTTTCAAGATGAAAAATCACATATAA